The following are encoded together in the Ovis aries strain OAR_USU_Benz2616 breed Rambouillet chromosome X, ARS-UI_Ramb_v3.0, whole genome shotgun sequence genome:
- the LOC101105393 gene encoding melanoma-associated antigen 8, which translates to MPGMHELRLPERVFQDPGEDDDLMEAQFIWSEEEEEEEQIEEEEQMEEEEQVEEVEQVVEGDAASSSSLPVWGTLEEGAAAATASLPQAPAGVCPSPTAMAATPGSQSEDHGLSRQDEVPSTSHDHEHARSSLQDALRVKKNELVQFLVSRYLAREPITKAEVLSSILIDYQDHFAVVLGQASEYLQLVFGLEVKEVDPSDYTYILVPTLGLTLNETLRDEQRLPKAGLLVMVLCLIAVEVNCAPEEAIWGALSRIGVCPGSEHYIYGEPRELLTQVWVQEGYLEYRQVPDSNPARYEFLWGPRAYAETSKFKVLEYLDRVS; encoded by the coding sequence ATGCCTGGGATGCATGAGCTCCGCCTGCCTGAGAGAGTCTTTCAGGATCCAGGAGAGGACGATGATCTGATGGAGGCACAGTTCATTtggagtgaggaggaggaggaggaggagcaaatAGAAGAAGAGGAGCAGATGGAGGAAGAAGAGCAGGTGGAGGAGGTGGAGCAGGTGGTGGAAGGAGATGccgcttcctcctcctctctcccggTCTGGGgcaccctggaggagggggctgcTGCTGCAACAGCCAGTCTCCCCCAGGCCCCTGCAGGTGTCTGCCCCTCTCCCACTGCCATGGCTGCCACTCCAGGGAGCCAATCTGAAGACCATGGCCTCAGCAGGCAAGATGAAGTGCCAAGCACCTCGCATGACCACGAACATGCCAGGTCCTCACTCCAAGATGCACTACGGGTGAAGAAGAATGAGCTGGTACAATTCCTGGTCAGTAGGTATCTTGCCAGGGAGCCAATCACAAAGGCAGAAGTGCTGAGTAGTATCCTCATAGATTACCAGGACCACTTCGCGGTGGTCCTCGGTCAAGCCTCAGAGTACCTGCAGCTGGTCTTTGGTTTGGAGGTGAAGGAGGTGGACCCCAGTGATTACACCTATATCCTGGTCCCCACCCTGGGCCTCACCCTGAATGAGACGCTGAGGGATGAGCAGAGGTTGCCCAAGGCTGGCCTCCTGGTGATGGTCCTGTGCCTGATTGCTGTGGAGGTCAACTGTGCCCCTGAGGAGGCGATCTGGGGTGCACTCAGCAGGATAGGAGTGTGTCCCGGGAGTGAGCACTACATCTATGGGGAGCCTAGGGAGCTGCTGACCCAAGTGTGGGTGCAGGAGGGTTACCTAGAGTACCGGCAGGTGCCTGACAGCAATCCTGCTCGCTATGAGTTCCTGTGGGGTCCCCGGGCCTATGCGGAGACCAGCAAATTTAAAGTCCTGGAATATCTGGACAGAGTCAGTTGA